The genomic DNA GCGGGGCGGAGCGTCAGTTTCGCTCAAAGAAATTTCGCGCAAAGTTTAGAATATCCCACCAATTTAAATATTACCAACAAATAAAAATAGACATTAAGGTCTATTTTTATTTGTGCTATGTAATTATCTAATTCCGGGGACTGGGAAACTTAAACAGAGCTGACGAACATCTTCTCTTATCTCGTTCAGTTTATTTTCTTTTGATCTATTCTCTATTGCTTCGTTGATCCAGCGGGCGATTTTTTTCATTTCCCCTTCTTGCATACCTCTTGTTGTTGCAGCAGGACTACCCAATCTAATGCCCGATGGGTCAAAAGGCGGCCTATCATCATAGGGAACTGCATTCTTGTTAACAGTTAACCCAACTTTATCTAAAGCTACTTCAGCTTCCTTACCTGTCACCTGTTTATTCCTTAAATCAACAAGAATTAAATGGTTATCCGTACCATTGGAAACTAGATTAAAACCAAAACTCATTAATTCATCAGCTATAACTTTAGCGTTCTTTACTATCTGGCTGGCATATTCTTTGAATTCTGGAGTAGAAGCTTCTTTTAAAGCAACCGCCTTTGCGGCATTAATATGATCATGGGGACCACCTTGAGCACCCGGGAAAACAGATTTATCTATCTTTTCCGCATATTCATTCTTACACATAATCATCCCACCCCTCGGACCCCTTAAAGTTTTATGTGTTGTGGTGGTTACAACGTCTGTAAATGGAAATGGTGAAGGATGAACTTCCCCTATAATTAAACCGACAACGTGTGATACGTCAGACAAAGAATATGCATTAATTTCTTTTGCTATATCTGCGAACTTTTGAAAATCTATTGTTCTAGGATAAGCAGTGGCTCCGGAAATTATAAGCTTTGGTTTTTCCTCCAATGCCATTTTTCTGACTTCATCATAATCAATCATACAGGTATCTTTATTTAATCCATATTGCACAACTTTAAATAATCTCCCCGAAAAACTAACAGGGTGACCATGAGTTAAATGTCCGCCGTGCGACAGATTCATGCCCATAATTTTATCACCTGGCTCAAGCAAGGCCATTAAAGCTTCGATGTTAGCCGGACTACCAGAATAAGGCTGAACATTTACATGCTCTGCCCCAAATAAGTCTTTAGCTCTTTTTATGGCTAATTCTTCCATTTCGTCTATGTATTGCTGGCCTCCGTAGTACCTTTTTCTGGGATATCCTTCGGAATATTTATTATTTAAAACAGACCCCATTGCTTCCATCACTGCCTGAGAAATATAATTTTCTGAAGGTATAAGCTCAATGCCTTCGCTTTGCCTTTGCTTTTCTTTTTCAATTATTTGATAAATTTCTAGATCAGTTTCTTTTAGCATTATTTTACCTCTCGAGACCTCTGGATATATATTCCTTACAGAGGCCGAAGACCCCGACGAAACGTATGTGGATGTCGGGACTATTTAATTAATAGTCTATCTAATAATAGCATTATTACAACACTATAGCGCTTCCTTAATG from bacterium CG_4_10_14_0_2_um_filter_33_32 includes the following:
- a CDS encoding serine hydroxymethyltransferase (catalyzes the reaction of glycine with 5,10-methylenetetrahydrofolate to form L-serine and tetrahydrofolate); the encoded protein is MLKETDLEIYQIIEKEKQRQSEGIELIPSENYISQAVMEAMGSVLNNKYSEGYPRKRYYGGQQYIDEMEELAIKRAKDLFGAEHVNVQPYSGSPANIEALMALLEPGDKIMGMNLSHGGHLTHGHPVSFSGRLFKVVQYGLNKDTCMIDYDEVRKMALEEKPKLIISGATAYPRTIDFQKFADIAKEINAYSLSDVSHVVGLIIGEVHPSPFPFTDVVTTTTHKTLRGPRGGMIMCKNEYAEKIDKSVFPGAQGGPHDHINAAKAVALKEASTPEFKEYASQIVKNAKVIADELMSFGFNLVSNGTDNHLILVDLRNKQVTGKEAEVALDKVGLTVNKNAVPYDDRPPFDPSGIRLGSPAATTRGMQEGEMKKIARWINEAIENRSKENKLNEIREDVRQLCLSFPVPGIR